Proteins encoded by one window of Pseudomonas coleopterorum:
- the hexR gene encoding DNA-binding transcriptional regulator HexR, with product MRNLLEQIQSRLDELNKAERKVAEIILLNPQQATRFSIAALAQAAKVSEPTVNRFCRSFGVSGYPELKLQLAQSLASGAAYVSRAVEADDDPAAYTQKIFGSAIASLDSACQQLDPALVSRAVDMLIQARQIHFFGLGASAPVALDAQHKFFRFNLAVSAHADVLMQRMLASVAHTGELFVIISYTGRTRELVEVARLARENGASVLGLTAAGSPLAKASSVSLNIPLPEDTDIYMPMTSRIVQLTVLDVLATGMTLRRGVDFQPHLRKIKESLNVSRYPAGDGLD from the coding sequence GTGCGAAATCTTCTGGAACAGATCCAGAGCCGCCTCGATGAGCTGAACAAGGCCGAACGCAAGGTGGCCGAGATCATTCTGCTCAATCCGCAGCAGGCAACCCGCTTCAGTATTGCCGCCCTGGCGCAAGCCGCCAAGGTCAGCGAGCCGACGGTGAACCGCTTCTGTCGCTCCTTCGGCGTCAGTGGCTACCCTGAGCTGAAGCTGCAACTGGCGCAGAGCCTGGCCAGCGGCGCGGCTTATGTCAGTCGCGCGGTTGAAGCCGACGACGATCCTGCAGCCTACACCCAGAAGATTTTCGGCAGCGCCATTGCCTCGTTGGACAGCGCCTGCCAGCAACTCGATCCGGCCTTGGTCAGCCGCGCCGTGGACATGCTGATCCAGGCGCGGCAGATCCATTTCTTCGGCCTCGGCGCATCGGCGCCGGTGGCGCTCGATGCGCAGCACAAGTTCTTCCGCTTCAACCTGGCGGTGTCGGCGCATGCCGATGTCCTCATGCAGCGAATGCTGGCCTCGGTGGCCCACACCGGTGAGCTGTTCGTGATCATTTCCTACACTGGGCGCACCCGCGAACTGGTGGAAGTGGCTCGCCTGGCGCGGGAAAACGGCGCCTCGGTGCTGGGCCTGACCGCCGCGGGCTCGCCCCTGGCCAAGGCCAGCAGTGTCAGTCTGAACATACCCCTGCCAGAAGACACGGATATTTACATGCCGATGACCTCGCGCATCGTGCAACTGACCGTGCTCGATGTGCTGGCCACGGGCATGACGCTACGACGCGGCGTGGATTTCCAGCCGCACCTGAGGAAGATCAAGGAAAGCCTGAATGTCAGCCGCTATCCGGCTGGGGATGGGCTGGACTGA
- a CDS encoding ABC transporter substrate-binding protein, which yields MNKLSRLALVVSFASLFPLSAMAADSKGSVEVVHWWTSGGEKAAVDVLKAQVEKDGFTWKDGAVAGGGGSTAMTVLKSRAVAGNPPGVAQIKGPDIQEWASTGLLDTDVLKDVAKSEKWDSLLDKKVSDTVKYDGDYVAVPVNIHRVNWLWINPEVFKKAGITKNPTTLEEFYAAGDKLKAAGFIPLAHGGQPWQDSTVFEAVVLSVMGVDGYKKALVDLDNAALTGPEMVKALTELKKVATYMDADGKGQDWNLEAAKVINGKAGMQIMGDWAKSEWTAAKKVAGKDYECVAFPGTDKAFTYNIDSLAVFKQKDAGTAAGQQDIAKVVLGENFQKVFSINKGSIPVRNDMLNNMEQLGFDSCAQTAAKDFLADAKSGGLQPSMAHNMATTLAVQGAFFDVVTNYINDPKADPADTAKKLGAAVKSSK from the coding sequence ATGAACAAGCTCTCTCGCCTCGCCCTCGTCGTTTCCTTCGCCTCCCTGTTCCCGCTCAGTGCCATGGCTGCCGATTCCAAAGGTTCGGTGGAAGTGGTCCATTGGTGGACGTCAGGCGGTGAAAAAGCGGCGGTCGACGTGCTCAAGGCGCAAGTCGAGAAAGATGGCTTCACCTGGAAAGACGGGGCTGTAGCCGGTGGCGGCGGTTCGACTGCCATGACCGTGCTCAAGAGCCGCGCCGTGGCCGGCAACCCGCCTGGTGTAGCCCAGATCAAAGGCCCGGACATCCAGGAATGGGCGTCGACCGGCCTGCTCGACACCGACGTGCTGAAAGACGTGGCCAAGTCGGAAAAGTGGGACAGTCTGCTCGACAAGAAAGTCTCCGATACCGTGAAGTACGACGGTGATTACGTCGCTGTGCCGGTGAATATTCACCGCGTGAACTGGCTGTGGATCAACCCGGAAGTGTTCAAGAAAGCCGGTATCACCAAGAACCCGACCACTCTCGAAGAATTCTACGCCGCGGGCGACAAGCTCAAGGCTGCAGGTTTCATCCCTCTGGCCCATGGTGGTCAGCCTTGGCAGGACAGCACCGTGTTCGAAGCGGTAGTGCTTTCGGTCATGGGTGTCGATGGTTACAAAAAGGCCCTGGTGGACCTGGACAACGCCGCGCTGACTGGCCCGGAAATGGTCAAGGCGCTGACCGAGCTGAAGAAAGTCGCGACCTACATGGACGCCGACGGCAAAGGTCAGGACTGGAACCTGGAGGCGGCCAAAGTCATCAACGGCAAGGCCGGCATGCAGATCATGGGTGACTGGGCCAAGTCCGAATGGACCGCCGCCAAGAAAGTCGCTGGCAAGGACTATGAGTGCGTGGCCTTCCCGGGCACCGACAAGGCGTTCACCTACAACATCGACTCGCTGGCCGTGTTCAAGCAGAAGGACGCAGGCACTGCGGCCGGTCAGCAGGACATCGCCAAAGTCGTGCTGGGTGAGAACTTCCAGAAAGTCTTCAGCATCAACAAAGGCTCGATCCCGGTTCGCAACGACATGCTGAACAACATGGAACAACTTGGTTTCGATTCCTGCGCACAGACCGCTGCCAAGGACTTCCTGGCGGACGCCAAGTCCGGCGGCCTGCAACCGAGCATGGCGCACAACATGGCGACCACGCTGGCCGTGCAAGGCGCTTTCTTCGATGTCGTGACCAACTACATCAACGACCCGAAGGCCGATCCGGCCGACACTGCCAAGAAGCTCGGCGCAGCGGTCAAGTCTTCCAAATAA
- a CDS encoding carbohydrate ABC transporter permease: protein MSSVAAFSKASPFDALQRWLPKLVLAPSMFIVLVGFYGYILWTFVLSFTTSTFLPTYKWAGLAQYARLFDNDRWWVASKNLAVFGGMFIGITLVIGVLLAVFLDQRIRREGFIRTIYLYPMALSMIVTGTAWKWLLNPGMGLDKLLRDWGWEGFRLDWLIDPDRVVYCLVIAAVWQASGFIMAMFLAGLRGVDQSIIRAAQIDGASMPTIYWKVVLPSLRPVFFSAVMILAHIAIKSFDLVAAMTAGGPGYSSDLPAMFMYSFTFSRGQMGMGSASAILMLGAILAIIVPYLYSELRTKRND, encoded by the coding sequence ATGAGCTCTGTTGCTGCGTTCAGCAAAGCCTCGCCGTTCGATGCATTGCAACGCTGGCTGCCAAAACTGGTGCTGGCGCCGAGCATGTTCATCGTACTGGTGGGCTTCTATGGCTACATCCTGTGGACGTTCGTGCTGTCGTTCACCACGTCGACGTTCCTGCCGACCTACAAGTGGGCGGGCCTTGCGCAGTACGCGCGGTTGTTCGACAACGACCGCTGGTGGGTCGCGAGCAAGAACCTCGCCGTGTTCGGTGGCATGTTCATCGGCATCACGCTGGTGATCGGTGTGTTGCTGGCGGTGTTCCTTGACCAGCGCATCCGTCGCGAAGGCTTTATCCGCACCATTTATCTGTACCCGATGGCACTTTCGATGATCGTCACCGGTACCGCGTGGAAATGGCTGCTCAACCCGGGCATGGGCCTGGACAAATTGCTGCGTGACTGGGGCTGGGAAGGCTTCCGTCTCGACTGGCTGATCGACCCCGATCGCGTGGTCTACTGCCTTGTGATCGCGGCGGTGTGGCAAGCCTCGGGCTTTATCATGGCGATGTTCCTCGCTGGCCTGCGTGGTGTCGATCAATCGATCATTCGTGCCGCGCAGATCGATGGCGCGAGCATGCCGACGATCTACTGGAAAGTGGTGCTGCCCAGTCTGCGTCCGGTGTTCTTCAGTGCGGTGATGATTCTGGCGCACATCGCGATCAAGAGTTTCGACCTGGTCGCGGCGATGACCGCCGGTGGTCCGGGTTATTCCTCCGACCTGCCGGCGATGTTCATGTATTCCTTCACCTTCAGTCGCGGCCAGATGGGCATGGGCTCGGCCAGTGCGATTCTGATGCTCGGTGCGATCCTCGCGATCATCGTGCCTTACCTGTATTCCGAGCTGAGGACCAAGCGCAATGACTGA
- the zwf gene encoding glucose-6-phosphate dehydrogenase codes for MPSMTAGSCTFALFGALGDLALRKLFPALYQLDRAQLLHADTRILALAREPGDEAHHLGVIEAGLRKFVSEAQLEPEPLQRFLARLSYVHVDFLDADTYVALAEKVGNAEQLIAYFATPAAVYGAICENLHKVGLTERTRAVLEKPIGHDLESSRRVNDAVAQYFPENRVYRIDHYLGKETVQNLIALRFANSLFETQWNQNYISHVEITVAEKVGIEGRWGYFDQAGQLRDMIQNHLLQLLCLIAMDPPADLSADSIRDEKVKVLKALAPFTADGLTQQVVRGQYIAGYSEGRPVPGYLEEENSNTQSDTETFVALRADIRNWRWAGVPFYLRTGKRMPQKLSQIVIHFKEPPHYIFAPEQRLQISNKLIIRLQPDEGISLRVMTKEQGLDKGMQLRSGPLQLNFSDTYRSARIPDAYERLLLEVMQGNQNLFVRKDEIEYAWTWCDQLIAGWKKSGDAPKPYAAGSWGPMSSIALITRDGRSWYGDI; via the coding sequence ATGCCCTCAATGACCGCAGGATCATGCACCTTTGCCCTCTTTGGCGCCCTGGGCGACCTGGCATTGCGCAAGCTGTTTCCAGCGCTGTATCAACTCGATCGCGCGCAGTTGCTGCACGCCGATACCCGCATTCTCGCGTTGGCCCGTGAACCCGGTGACGAGGCCCACCACCTGGGTGTCATTGAGGCCGGACTGCGCAAATTCGTTTCCGAGGCGCAGCTGGAGCCTGAACCGCTGCAGCGTTTTCTGGCCCGTCTGAGCTACGTGCACGTGGACTTTCTGGACGCCGATACCTACGTTGCGCTGGCCGAGAAAGTCGGCAATGCCGAGCAATTGATCGCCTACTTCGCCACGCCGGCTGCCGTGTACGGCGCCATCTGCGAAAACCTGCACAAGGTCGGCCTGACCGAGCGCACCCGCGCCGTGCTGGAAAAGCCGATTGGCCACGACCTGGAATCCTCGCGCCGGGTCAACGACGCCGTGGCGCAGTACTTCCCGGAAAACCGGGTCTATCGAATCGACCACTACCTGGGCAAGGAGACGGTGCAGAACCTCATTGCCCTGCGCTTCGCCAACAGCCTGTTCGAAACCCAGTGGAACCAGAACTACATTTCCCACGTGGAAATCACCGTGGCGGAAAAGGTCGGTATCGAAGGGCGTTGGGGGTATTTCGACCAGGCCGGTCAGTTGCGCGACATGATCCAGAACCACCTGTTGCAGCTGCTGTGCCTGATCGCCATGGACCCACCGGCCGATCTGTCCGCCGACAGTATCCGCGACGAGAAAGTGAAGGTTCTCAAGGCGCTCGCACCGTTCACTGCCGATGGTCTGACCCAGCAAGTGGTACGGGGTCAGTACATCGCCGGTTACAGCGAAGGCCGGCCCGTGCCGGGGTATCTGGAAGAGGAAAACTCCAACACCCAGAGCGACACCGAAACGTTCGTCGCGCTGCGAGCCGACATTCGCAACTGGCGCTGGGCCGGCGTGCCGTTCTACCTGCGCACCGGCAAGCGCATGCCGCAGAAACTGTCGCAGATCGTCATCCACTTCAAAGAGCCGCCGCACTACATCTTCGCCCCCGAGCAGCGCCTGCAGATCAGCAACAAGCTGATCATCCGCCTGCAACCGGACGAAGGCATATCGCTGCGGGTGATGACCAAGGAACAAGGCCTGGACAAGGGCATGCAACTGCGCAGCGGGCCGTTGCAACTGAATTTCTCCGACACCTATCGCAGTGCGCGTATTCCAGATGCGTACGAGCGGTTGCTGCTGGAGGTCATGCAGGGCAATCAGAACCTGTTTGTCCGCAAAGATGAAATCGAATATGCGTGGACATGGTGCGATCAGCTGATCGCCGGCTGGAAGAAGTCCGGCGATGCCCCCAAGCCGTACGCGGCAGGTTCCTGGGGGCCGATGAGCTCGATTGCCCTGATCACACGCGATGGGAGATCCTGGTATGGCGATATCTGA
- the pgl gene encoding 6-phosphogluconolactonase has protein sequence MAISDLQFPEGVKVHDCVSAPLMAEALAGTVAEQLREAIERQNVATLVVSGGRSPVAFFECLARQSLDWSRVVISLADERWVPIEHADSNAGLLKRHLLVGAVEQARFVSLYQTTSSQEGAAAVADDLLGQLPPIDVLVLGMGDDGHTASLFPDSPNLQQALALDSERRCWPMLAPSVPHQRLSMSRALLASARFKVLSVQGESKLSTLRTALAGDDVAQMPIRAFLHSALDIYWCH, from the coding sequence ATGGCGATATCTGATTTACAGTTCCCCGAAGGGGTGAAGGTTCACGACTGCGTGAGCGCTCCCCTGATGGCCGAAGCCTTGGCCGGCACGGTGGCCGAACAATTGCGCGAGGCCATCGAACGTCAGAACGTGGCGACCCTGGTGGTTTCCGGCGGACGCAGTCCGGTAGCGTTCTTCGAATGCCTGGCGCGTCAGAGCCTGGACTGGTCGCGCGTGGTGATTTCCCTGGCCGACGAGCGCTGGGTGCCCATCGAGCACGCCGACAGCAACGCCGGTCTGCTCAAGCGCCACCTGTTGGTTGGCGCGGTGGAGCAGGCTCGTTTCGTCAGCTTGTACCAGACCACTTCCAGCCAGGAGGGGGCCGCTGCAGTGGCCGATGACCTGCTCGGCCAATTGCCGCCGATCGATGTGCTGGTACTGGGCATGGGTGATGACGGGCACACCGCGTCGTTGTTTCCCGACAGCCCCAACCTCCAACAGGCCCTGGCACTGGACAGCGAGCGTCGCTGCTGGCCGATGCTGGCGCCCAGCGTACCCCATCAACGCCTGAGCATGAGCCGCGCGCTGCTGGCCTCGGCCCGCTTCAAGGTGTTGTCGGTACAGGGCGAAAGCAAGTTGAGCACATTGCGCACCGCACTGGCCGGCGACGATGTCGCGCAGATGCCGATCCGCGCCTTCCTGCACTCCGCGTTGGATATCTACTGGTGTCACTGA
- a CDS encoding carbohydrate ABC transporter permease, translating to MTDLAAKPAINLSRIAIYAVLILAVLLYLVPLVVMLLTSFKTPEDISTGNLLSWPTVVSGIGWVKAWATVDGYFWNSIKITVPAVIISTAIGALNGYVLSMWRFRGSQLFFGLLLFGCFLPFQTVLLPASFTLGKIGLASTTTGLVLVHVVYGLAFTTLFFRNYYVSIPDALVKAARLDGAGFFTIFRRIILPMSTPIIMVCLIWQFTQIWNDFLFGVVFSSGDSQPITVALNNLVNTSTGAKEYNVDMAAAMIAGLPTLLVYVVAGKYFVRGLTAGAVKG from the coding sequence ATGACTGATCTCGCAGCCAAACCCGCCATCAACCTGAGTCGCATCGCGATTTACGCGGTGCTGATCCTCGCCGTATTGCTTTATCTGGTGCCGCTGGTAGTCATGTTGCTGACCAGCTTCAAGACTCCGGAAGACATCAGCACCGGCAACCTGCTGAGCTGGCCGACCGTGGTCAGCGGCATCGGCTGGGTCAAGGCCTGGGCCACGGTTGACGGGTACTTCTGGAACTCGATCAAGATCACCGTACCGGCCGTGATCATCTCTACCGCCATCGGGGCACTGAACGGCTACGTGCTGTCGATGTGGCGCTTCCGCGGTTCGCAGTTGTTCTTCGGTCTGCTGTTGTTCGGCTGCTTCCTGCCGTTCCAGACGGTGCTGCTGCCGGCCTCGTTCACGCTCGGCAAGATCGGGCTGGCCAGCACTACCACCGGCCTGGTGCTTGTCCACGTGGTTTACGGTCTGGCGTTCACCACGCTGTTTTTCCGTAACTACTACGTGAGCATTCCCGACGCGCTGGTTAAAGCCGCACGTCTGGACGGCGCGGGTTTCTTCACGATTTTCCGCCGCATCATTCTGCCGATGTCGACGCCGATCATCATGGTGTGCCTGATCTGGCAATTCACCCAGATCTGGAACGACTTCCTGTTCGGTGTGGTGTTCTCCAGCGGTGATTCGCAACCGATCACGGTGGCGCTGAACAACCTGGTCAACACCAGCACCGGCGCCAAGGAATACAACGTGGACATGGCGGCGGCGATGATCGCCGGTTTGCCGACCCTGCTGGTCTATGTGGTCGCAGGCAAGTATTTCGTGCGCGGGCTGACAGCCGGCGCAGTCAAGGGGTAA
- a CDS encoding carbohydrate porin: MLGALSLAGSVHAAGAFTEESPWMTGDWGGARTELLEKGYDFSLEYVGEVGSNLNGGYNDDTTARYSDQFALGVKMDLEKILGWNDAEFKLAITERSGRNISNDRIGDPRAGTLSSSQEVWGRGQTWRLTQMWYKQGYFDNKLNVKIGRFGPGEEFNSFPCDFQNLAFCGSQVGNWVGNIWYNWPVSQWALRIKYNITPEVYAQVGVFEQNPSYLETGNGFKLSGSGTKGMILPVELVWTPKLNDLPGEYRLGYYYSTAKADDVYEDGNGQAAAVSGASYKSHSSKHGAWIVAQQQLTSHNGSAARGLSIFANATVHDKDTNFVDNYQQIGLTYMGPFDARPKDDIGVGIARIHVNDDVRKNRRLVNDLNNVDDYDNPTYLPIQETEYNAEIYYGFHVTNWLTVRPNVQYIKHPGGVNQVDDALVAGLKIQSKF, from the coding sequence ATGCTTGGCGCCTTGAGTCTGGCCGGTAGCGTGCACGCCGCCGGCGCCTTCACCGAAGAGTCGCCGTGGATGACCGGCGATTGGGGTGGAGCGCGTACCGAGTTGCTGGAAAAGGGGTACGATTTTTCGCTGGAGTATGTGGGGGAGGTTGGTAGCAACCTGAACGGTGGCTACAACGACGACACCACCGCACGCTACAGCGACCAGTTCGCCCTGGGCGTGAAGATGGATCTGGAAAAGATCCTGGGCTGGAACGACGCCGAGTTCAAGCTGGCCATTACCGAACGTAGCGGTCGCAACATTTCCAACGACCGGATCGGCGATCCGCGTGCCGGGACCTTGAGTTCCTCCCAGGAAGTCTGGGGCAGGGGGCAGACCTGGCGGCTGACGCAGATGTGGTACAAGCAGGGCTATTTCGACAACAAGCTCAACGTCAAGATCGGTCGATTCGGTCCGGGCGAGGAATTCAACAGCTTCCCGTGCGACTTCCAGAACCTGGCGTTCTGCGGTTCGCAGGTCGGCAACTGGGTGGGCAACATCTGGTACAACTGGCCGGTCAGCCAGTGGGCCTTGCGCATCAAGTACAACATCACGCCGGAAGTGTACGCGCAGGTGGGTGTGTTCGAGCAAAACCCTTCGTACCTGGAAACCGGCAACGGCTTCAAGCTCAGCGGTAGCGGCACCAAAGGCATGATCCTGCCGGTCGAACTGGTGTGGACGCCCAAGCTCAACGATCTGCCGGGCGAGTACCGTCTGGGCTACTACTACAGCACGGCCAAGGCCGACGACGTCTATGAAGACGGCAATGGCCAGGCGGCCGCCGTGTCCGGCGCCAGTTACAAGTCCCACAGCAGCAAGCATGGCGCCTGGATCGTGGCCCAGCAGCAGTTGACCAGCCATAACGGCAGCGCTGCCCGTGGTCTGAGCATCTTCGCCAACGCCACCGTGCACGACAAGGACACCAACTTCGTCGACAACTACCAGCAGATCGGCCTGACCTACATGGGGCCTTTCGACGCTCGGCCCAAGGATGACATCGGCGTGGGCATCGCCCGCATCCACGTCAACGACGACGTACGCAAGAATCGTCGCCTGGTCAACGATCTGAACAATGTCGACGACTACGACAACCCCACCTACCTGCCGATCCAGGAAACCGAATACAACGCCGAGATCTACTACGGGTTCCACGTCACCAACTGGCTGACCGTGCGGCCCAACGTGCAGTACATCAAGCACCCGGGCGGCGTGAATCAGGTGGACGATGCACTGGTGGCCGGCCTGAAGATCCAGTCCAAGTTCTGA
- a CDS encoding ABC transporter ATP-binding protein, which produces MATLELRNVNKTYGPGLPDTLKNIELSIKDGEFLILVGPSGCGKSTLMNCIAGLESITGGAIMIGDQDVSGMSPKDRDIAMVFQSYALYPTMSVRENIEFGLKIRKMPQSAIDEEVARVAKLLQIEHLLNRKPGQLSGGQQQRVAMGRALARRPKIYLFDEPLSNLDAKLRVEMRTEMKLMHQRLKTTTVYVTHDQIEAMTLGDKVAVMKDGIIQQFGTPQQIYNDPANLFVASFIGSPPMNFIPLRLTRQDGRLVALLDSGQARCELPLGVTDAGLEDREIILGIRPEQIALASEQSTGLPVLRAEVQITEPTGPDTLVFVTVNQTKVCCRLAPDDAPTPGATLNLLLDPSKVLLFDAASGERLGTTRSVEDAAPLGNVTQFKGR; this is translated from the coding sequence ATGGCTACGCTCGAACTTCGCAACGTCAACAAGACCTACGGTCCCGGCCTGCCGGACACGCTGAAGAACATCGAACTGTCGATCAAGGACGGGGAGTTCCTGATCCTCGTCGGCCCGTCGGGGTGCGGCAAGTCGACCCTGATGAACTGCATCGCCGGTCTGGAAAGCATCACCGGCGGCGCGATCATGATTGGTGATCAGGACGTCAGTGGCATGAGCCCGAAGGATCGTGACATCGCCATGGTGTTCCAATCCTACGCGCTGTACCCGACCATGAGCGTGCGCGAGAACATCGAATTCGGCTTGAAGATCCGCAAGATGCCGCAGTCGGCGATCGACGAAGAAGTCGCGCGCGTGGCCAAGCTGCTGCAGATCGAACATCTGCTCAACCGCAAACCCGGTCAGCTCTCCGGTGGTCAGCAACAGCGTGTGGCGATGGGCCGTGCCCTGGCGCGTCGGCCGAAGATTTATCTGTTCGACGAACCGCTGTCCAACCTCGACGCCAAACTGCGCGTCGAGATGCGCACTGAAATGAAACTGATGCACCAGCGCCTGAAGACCACCACGGTCTACGTCACCCACGACCAGATCGAGGCCATGACCCTGGGCGACAAGGTGGCGGTCATGAAGGATGGGATCATCCAGCAGTTCGGTACGCCACAACAGATCTACAACGATCCGGCCAACCTGTTCGTGGCCAGCTTCATCGGCTCGCCGCCGATGAACTTCATCCCTCTGCGTCTGACGCGTCAGGACGGCCGTCTGGTGGCGTTGCTCGACAGCGGCCAGGCGCGCTGCGAGCTACCGCTGGGGGTCACCGACGCAGGGTTGGAAGATCGCGAGATTATCCTCGGTATTCGCCCCGAGCAGATCGCCCTGGCGAGCGAACAGAGCACGGGGTTGCCGGTGTTGCGCGCCGAAGTACAGATCACCGAGCCGACCGGGCCGGACACCCTGGTGTTCGTCACGGTGAACCAGACCAAGGTCTGCTGCCGACTGGCGCCGGATGATGCACCGACGCCAGGCGCGACCCTCAACCTGTTGCTGGACCCGAGCAAGGTCCTGCTTTTCGACGCGGCCAGTGGCGAGCGTCTCGGCACAACGCGCTCCGTGGAAGATGCTGCACCCTTGGGCAACGTGACCCAGTTCAAAGGACGCTGA